The following nucleotide sequence is from Salvia splendens isolate huo1 chromosome 2, SspV2, whole genome shotgun sequence.
CAGTTGAAGCTGATGCCTGGAAAGCTGAAGTCTAAGTGGATCGGACCCTACACGATCGTTGGCCTCAGAGTaaacggagctgtggaaattcagggaaGTGCTTCTAACTCTAtccctttccttgttaatggtcacaGAGTTAAGGTGTTTAGGGATAGTTTAGAGTTGTgtgtggtggaagaaattccactacgcATGCTCCTCACTATCGCCTAACTGGTCAGATTGTTTAGGTATTCTTCGGGAATTCTTGGGTCAGGTAAATAGGCATGAAGTTTTGAATTTGTGGACTAAACTAGGGTCTTCCCAATAATACTTAAACACTTTTTGTAAATATGTGAATATGTTTCTTGaatctaaaaaaaatcaaaacaaagaaaaaaatccaattcccaataatatttttgaaacacCAAGCGACCCTGGGGAACCAATTGCTATTACAGATATTTTGGATTCAAATCCTCTTGACCGGGGAGTTTggtgtctcattttttttagtcCAAATTTTTTCCTAAGTGTTGAAATGAGAGGATAAGCATGAATTGCCAGTTAAGTGAGGGGGAGAAATTTTCGGGCAAAATATGGGGGaagtttcaaattttgaaattcaaaattcaaaaccctaAGGAGGAGGCGAACGGTAGCTTTAATCATCATGCAACCGTCCTTctcccttttctttttcttttatttttatttttattacattattttcttttgcctttcttctttttaaattttcctAAAATAACTTCCCTCACCTTATTAAAACTTCTCCCTCACAATTATTTTCTCTCACAACTCAcacatttaattttcgaaaaccCTAACCTCACCATTCCAAACATTCTTCGTGTCAGTTTACCACGGAACCGCCACCAACCACCGCGGGTTTCCGATCACGAAGTCATGAAGAATCATCCATCCAAACACAACTCTAGAAGGAAAAACCCCCAGCCCACTAAAGAAAAAACCGGCGAAACCTCGGCGAAGCCACCGACAAACCTGCCATCAAGGAAGCCATCCGTCGTCCCTCAACCATACGCGGTGGCGGCTTCTTCATCCCAGACTGTAATTCCCAACCCAACTGCAGTACGGCCAGAATCAATGCCGGTGATTTCAACCACTCCGCCGATTACAACCGCCGTCGCCACCACAGAGCGGATTGAGGAGCCCAATCCAGAACAAATCATGCAGGTGTTCTTACAAAATTTTGGCCGTGGAGCAAAGGCAAGTGCAATCTACGCTGGCTTGGCGGAGGTATGTAAAGAAGAGGAAACCGCCTTGACCCCGCTTGAAATTCCAACAAGACAGTCTACTTTTCAAAAAACACCCACAGCCCAAGCCCTATCTTCCCACAAAGAAAACCCCCAAAACTTAACCGAAACCCTAGCCCCTGTTGCAGAACCCCCTTCCTTGGCAATCCATGCCGAAATCTAGACCATTACATCTGCCCCTGCCCCTGTTCTGCCACATGCAGAGGAGGCGGGTAGCCCCCGTAAGAAAAAAATGGAGGAGGCAGAAGGAGATGATAAGGAGGAGAAGAAGGGAAATCAGGGTACTGAAGGAGGGAAGAATGAAGAAAGAGTGTCTGAGGGGGAGAGTGAGGAGCGAGTGGAGGATGAAGAACCAGAGGGAAACGAGGGTAACGATGGTGATGAGGGAGATAATGCTGAAGGTACTGGggaaggtagagagagagaggaggttGATGAAGAGGATGTTGCTGGTAACGAAAGGGAAAATGTAGAGTTTGGACAGGGTAGTGAGGAGGTTGTTGAGGGAGAAATCCCTGTGCAGTTGAGAATGAGGAAGACATCGTCGGTGAGCACGATGGTGAGAATGTTGAGAACGAGGAACCTGTTGATGAGAGTGTGAATGAACCCGAGAGCGAAGGGTTGAAAGAGATTGTGGATTTGGAGGATGGACCGGATGGTGAGGAAACACCGGTCGATGAGAGAACGACGAGGAGGAATATTCGCCGAAGCAGGCAGGTGGATGAATTAGTGGCGGCTACAAGGCCAATGAAGTTGCAGTTCGGCACCTCAGAGGGCGAGGTACAAACATGGGAGGACATCCCTGAGGCCCTGGAGACTCCAGAGAAGGAAGAGGAGGTCTCTCCTGAGGCCGTGGAGAAGCGCTTTGCTGCTGAGCGTAAACGCAAAGAAAAGCAGGAGGCTAAGCCCCTGACTAAGAAGCACGGGCAGGCTTCCTGCACCGTGGAGATCAATGAACCTACCCCAGAGCCCATCTGTGTGCCGTTTGCCAAGCCATTAGAGGGTCCCAATGAGGATagcgaggaagaggaagaagcgGATGTTAACCCGCCTGAGCAGTCCATCTACGAGATTATAGAAGTTCTGGTGACAAGGAAGCTATTAGAGGCCATGGCCCATTTCGACTATCACAAGAAGGCTCTAACATATGGGAGCGAGGGGCGAATGAGAAATTAGCCAAATCGAGAAAGTACTACCACCCCGAGTCGCTCCAGGAGATTGAGTCGGAGGAGGAATTCCTCTCCTATATCAGCGCCATCGAGTTCAAATAGTTGCTGGGCCATAGCACAACGGAGGTGCCGATTACTTTGGCCAATGAGTTCTTCACGTCATACAAGTTTAAGTCCACCATGGACCCAAACGCCGACTCAATCACATTTCGCCTTTTTAATGAGGAGATAACAATAAGCATCCGGGAatgatcattgcgaatggggtTGTTTACCCTGGAGGAGGATTAAGTAGGTATCTGGAATGAGAGGGAAATTGGACCCCCGAGGAAAACCCATGGTTTTGATACTCAGAAGGCTTGGGAGCTCATCACCCACAAGCGTGGTGGGAACTTCAAGACAAGCCTCTCAAAGGGAGTCCACATCACCAACCACCTCATCCGCTTCGCCCAGGTCTTTATCGAATATAACCTCATGGGTCAGGTAAGCTGCACCATCACTACACCAGAACTCTACTTCACATGGTGTATGCTGAAGGGTATAAAAGTCCACCTCGGATACTGGCTGGCCCAAGCTTGCCACCTGATGACTACCCACACATCCCGCCACCTCTACACTTGTCACCTACCTCCAAAGGAATGTAATTATGAAGATAGCGAAAGCGGTGCCTAGCCTTGGAATGTGCGATCCTCCTGAGCAGTTCAACCTCAACTTTTTCTTCAACAATGGTCTTCTGCACATGGTGGATGGAGAGGTCTTCTTTTATGAAGTGGGGAAGACCAAGGCGACTGTAAAAATAGAAGACGGTGGAGTGACAAATGCTGCAACGGTGGAATAATGAAAGGAGATGGGGGATGATAGGAGCGAGATCGGAGAAATCAGGGGTGGAATGGGTACGATAACATCTGCCGTACTGGGACTGAAGCAATCGCTAGAAGTGCATACAGAGAAGATGACTGAGGCCCTTACCCTAATGATGTGGATGGTTGCCTCAGTCGAACAGAGGAATTCGCAGGCCCAGCAGTTTATTCCTCATGGGTCCAGTGGAGAGATCAGACCCTGAGCCCCAGGAAAACCCTCCAGTAAGCAAGCGCCAGCTAATCCTACTGCTACCCCATCTAAGAAGAGGAACGAGAAAACCACCAAGCCCACAACAACAGTGTCAGTGAAGAAAACCATACCGAAGCCAGCAGTGAATGAAGCAGAGGAACCTACACCATCGGTTCCTAAGAAAGTGAAGACCGTCCGCCCGAAGCAAGTGTCCTAGAATCCTGGCTCCCAAGGGAGCCAGAAACAGAATTAAACCCCCAATGACCAAGTAATTTTacatttgatttttcatttttcttttcttttgttgaaTGTCTATGTTTGCATGTTTTCTCTGTTTTAAGCATGTTTGTCGTGTCTATGtatatgtgtattgtgtgcttCTCACACTTAGCTCAATCCTTGGTccaagtgtgagaagtttatgttaATATGGCATGTGTTGGTATTTGTTGTTTTCTGCACTCTGTTGGTTTTATTGTTTTGTGTCCTCTCCCACTTAGCTCAAttctcggtctaagtgtgagaagattaTGTTACCTGTGTTTAAGttggtgtcacgaccgcccatactagggatAATAAAACGAGGAGGTCGTGACCACGGGAAAGCAATAAAGGACAACATTTAAAGGACGACAGTTCATATGAAAGACCCAATTAACTTAAGAAGGAGAATATTTTAGTTCAATGAAAAGTTAAGCAACAgattttagttcaaaatactTAATGTCATATTTACAATATCAAATAGTGCGGAGATTTCTAGCAAACAATTTTTCAAAGAAAACAGcggaaaaataaatatcaaaaatccaattaactcccaaaagaacatttgttttagtttacgaAAACAATTTTAGAGTAACGAAGTAAGCGGCGGGTTAAAGTCGCAAAGTATTTGACAAGACAAAAATTgtacgaaataaaataaattcttgcgacacaatttcaataatagcagcggaaataggTTATCAATAGAGTCATAgaatgacgcctatgtatgaggacacaacgcatccaaaattCCTAGGCCGACtgaacatccaccgcaacatcccgctcaacctgcacatagggaaaacatatgcagggctgagtacttgttgtactcaatgggctcatgccgaaaacattttataacagttatgtcatccataccagtgatctcgagttttacatgtagttaagaaatatcatcgagaacacaaaaatatttcatagactggccagtcaaataatctccccactttctcaacaatccttcaatcacaatcatcattccatgtgcgaggaaagtgtggccacactatttgcccacgagaccggccgaccagcaaggacggctcaccatcccaccagtgtacacagcctgatagggtttgcggccctactcagacccgaattcgtttcacaacacagccatatagcttaacggagcaagctcggacaaactaggcatcaggcaacaatctcataaacaaaacatcatggcatgacataacaagttaaaccacccttataacaccacatcatattttcggaaaataaaagatttgtaaaagaaagcccacatcgtttgcttaaacaacaCAATACCCAACTCAAaacaaccctcgttccttgtgctcacgtacacacaatccccttgccaacaccacaacacaatcagccttccatcaatacaaattatcatgcatgtcctatcgttcctttcatcgttctcttaaattacccaccccaacattcatcaacataaggaaaaacatgtcataatatttctcaacttatcacacataatcacgtcataagatacattccttgatcatacatgcatcatataattcacccaaactgggcaacaagtattattttgacataatagaaatctggcagaactatgcagtcgttttgtaaaaatcaccaaatatccatccgacctcatgtAAAGCTAAATTTTAATCActacacagtagacacattcaagcacgttcagttaaaatttcacaccgaaatcatatcattgggtcagtcaaaacaacaatgcaaccctctggtcggaacataaaaattctggcagtactgcgcggtttgattgaaaaatttaccgAAAATTCATCTGATattcaatgaggctgaaattttcacaaaacacagaagactcTTCAAATTCCATCCagtcaaaaattcacatcaagataaggccatttggtcggtcaaattaaaaatgaaactctctgggcgagaatataagtttctggcagaattgcgcagtcaacttcaaaactttataaaaaaaatcatctttcgtcaaaaggggacacacaacacagaaaacacctcaAAATTTACTCGTTAAATATTTGTGTCAAAATAAGAGCGTTTGgctggtcaaacacacgtcggaatccacagTCCAAACgccacagttttcaggcttcacaatttcaaaattagtgtttattcctcattcatccaagcacaattattcatgcttccaacacacaatcatgcttcaaaaagttctcacaatcatgttctcatatattaacacatcattcaccaatgaatcatccaaacTTCACACACCTTCATTCAAAATTGCACATCCACAAATTTTCTCACACAAACataaattcccaccgattaattttgcgatctatgattcctacactcactctATGCATGAGGGATTCAAGAACAACgattcaatggaaaggatgaggaaaagattttaaattataccttcttgaatcaaaatcaaacggtagaaacaaggattgatgcgattcctcggaaactcttgaaattccaactccaatggatgcaagaacgaggattgaaggagagtttttggagagaatgtagagagggaggaggaggcgtgtgagagtgagggagagagaggtggaCGGTTGGGAGGGGAAAAaatatgggggctagggttaggtttaagTGATtttatagtcctaggtttaatcccacaaattaattaattaattaattgtggaggaataaaatagaggccagtgaataaaatcccacaattaaaagaaggaATAGGCGTGTGGAATGGAggaaattaaaaggaaaatattcacatccccaattaatcagacataggtattaatttgatatttatttgaatagaaagaattccacaaaataggaaacaaatatatttcctctacaaatagggaaGACCGAAAATTGACTTTaattgccacaaggaaataattcaaatcctaatctaattagggtgaggaaacaaagtgtggcatgatttaattggattcaaaattaaaagaagggaatcaacaaggcaccaattaaatcaaagaaaataattcatcctcctaattaaaataggggatttttTAAACTCACAAGATTAGGCTAGgattcgaatttcatgtagcacaaattagggataattcgatttggatttaatttggataaatatcccaaaacaatcaattaaattcaagaagaaaatatttccaataattgaaAGGGCTGAAAATTCTCAATGAATTTGGCTAtaacaaaatgcatgatctcatttaattaatttcccacattgtaaaatataatgtatataacatttcattccacatcgctcatgacaattatttcacataatcaactcaATCTCATAGGAACgaataatttcataaaagaaaattttccaCTCGACATCCATAAAACAAAAGTCGCAAAagtttttgggatgttacatccttcctctcgtaacagaaatttcatcccgaaatttgatcttctctcataaacaactcggggtacttttctttcattctataCTCTAattcccacgtggcttcctcggagcCATGGTGTTttcacaacaccttcacggatgatattgacttgtttcg
It contains:
- the LOC121775189 gene encoding high mobility group nucleosome-binding domain-containing protein 5-like, producing the protein MKNHPSKHNSRRKNPQPTKEKTGETSAKPPTNLPSRKPSVVPQPYAVAASSSQTVIPNPTAVRPESMPVISTTPPITTAVATTERIEEPNPEQIMQVFLQNFGRGAKASAIYAGLAETITSAPAPVLPHAEEAGSPRKKKMEEAEGDDKEEKKGNQGTEGGKNEERVSEGESEERVEDEEPEGNEGNDGDEGDNAEGTGEGREREEVDEEDVAVENEEDIVGEHDGENVENEEPVDESVNEPESEGLKEIVDLEDGPDGEETPVDERTTRRNIRRSRQVDELVAATRPMKLQFGTSEGEVQTWEDIPEALETPEKEEEVSPEAVEKRFAAERKRKEKQEAKPLTKKHGQASCTVEINEPTPEPICVPFAKPLEGPNEDSEEEEEADVNPPEQSIYEIIEVLVTRKLLEAMAHFDYHKKALTYGSEGRMRN